A genome region from Mycobacterium sp. 3519A includes the following:
- a CDS encoding GlxA family transcriptional regulator translates to MRTVAVLALPDTIAFDLSTAVETFGRVALPSGEPGYRVLVCGAEPMVSAGPMRIGTDFGLDAAAEADTIVVPGRNDVTVATPDEVLRTLKAAYANGTRIASICSGAFSLAEAGLLDGRRATTHWIAADYFRSMFPAVELDPDVLYVDEGQVLTSAGASAGLDLCLHMVAGDYGAAVAADAARLAVAPLHRSGGQSQFILRNTAPAKHIAERTELDDVLAWIEQEAHRDLSLRDIADRAAMSIRTLNRRFQAETGQTPMQWVAGVRIRHAQQLLESTTYGVEKIGRDVGFTSAANFREQFRRLTGVSPQSYRNTFRDRMAG, encoded by the coding sequence ATGCGCACCGTCGCTGTGCTGGCCCTGCCCGACACGATCGCGTTCGACCTGAGCACCGCCGTCGAGACGTTCGGCCGTGTCGCGCTGCCGTCCGGCGAACCCGGTTACCGGGTACTGGTGTGTGGCGCCGAACCGATGGTCAGCGCCGGACCGATGCGGATCGGCACCGACTTCGGCCTCGACGCCGCGGCCGAGGCCGACACGATCGTCGTCCCCGGCCGCAACGATGTCACCGTCGCCACTCCCGACGAGGTACTGCGCACACTGAAGGCCGCCTACGCCAACGGCACCCGCATCGCGTCGATCTGTTCGGGCGCGTTCAGTCTCGCCGAAGCCGGACTGCTCGACGGCCGACGCGCCACCACCCACTGGATCGCGGCCGACTACTTCCGCAGCATGTTCCCTGCGGTTGAACTCGACCCCGACGTGCTCTACGTCGACGAAGGACAGGTGCTCACGTCGGCGGGCGCGTCAGCGGGACTGGACCTGTGCCTGCACATGGTCGCCGGTGACTACGGAGCCGCGGTGGCCGCCGACGCCGCGCGCCTTGCCGTCGCGCCTCTGCACCGCAGCGGCGGCCAGTCGCAGTTTATCCTGCGAAACACCGCCCCTGCCAAGCACATTGCCGAGCGCACCGAACTCGACGACGTGCTGGCCTGGATCGAGCAGGAGGCGCACCGCGACCTGTCGCTGCGCGATATCGCCGACCGGGCAGCGATGAGCATCCGCACCCTGAACCGCCGATTCCAGGCCGAGACCGGCCAGACGCCCATGCAGTGGGTCGCCGGTGTGCGCATCCGCCATGCGCAGCAGCTGCTGGAGAGCACCACATACGGCGTCGAAAAGATCGGCCGCGACGTCGGATTCACCTCGGCCGCCAATTTTCGCGAGCAGTTCCGCAGGCTCACCGGGGTGTCGCCGCAGAGCTACCGCAACACGTTCCGGGACCGGATGGCGGGTTAG